The Pirellulales bacterium genome segment AAGTTTTATCAAACGCAGATCTTGCACCAGCAAAACGAGACGCTTCGCAAGTACGGTGACAAATTCGACGGCCTGTTACGCGGAATCGTGCACGACCCGGCGATGATCCTGTACCTCGACAACCAGTTGAACGTGAAAGGACGCGGCAACGAAAACCTAGGGCGGGAAGTTCTCGAATTATTCACGCTCGGTCGCGATCAAGGCTATAGCGAACAAGATCTGCGCGAACTTGCGCGGGCACTGACGGGGTACACCTACGTTGGCCACACGAACCAGTTTCGCTTCAACGGTTCGGCATATGACGAGGGTCCGAAGACGATTCTCGGGCGCACCGGAAACTTCAGTGCGGATGAGGCCGTTGATATCATTCTGGAGCATCCGTCAACGGCCCGTTACGTGGCCAAGAAACTGTTCGAGTTCTTTGCGCATCGGCATCCCAGCGATGATGTGGTTGAGCGACTTGCGCAGGTGCTCCGCTCGAACAGCTATGATCTGGCGCCCGTGCTCAAAAATCTTTTTGAATCGGAGGAATTCTACGGCGAACAGGCCATGGGTACAGCCATTAAGAGTCCGGTCGAACTTATGGTGGGCACGGTACGCATCGTGGGCATGAAACAAGTGGACTACAACGCCATGGATTCCTCGCTCCAGGCGATGGGGCAAACGTTGTACCAGCCACCGAACGTTGGTGGCTGGGAGGAAGGGCATTCCTGGCTTAGTGCAGATCGGGTGTTGCTGCGTTACAACGCGGTAGCTGACCTCGTCGAACAGCCGCAGCTCGAACTCGCGCAGTCGCTCGAAGGCAAAGTGAGCAATGCGGCGGAACTCGTCAATCATTTGACGCGAGCCTGCCTGGTCGCAGACCTTTCGGATGCCCAGCGGCAGACGCTCGTGGCCTACGTGGGCGCGCTGCCACCGCCCGCCGAATGGGCCCAGCATCGTGCCGAGCTCAATGCCAAGCTCCGCGGTCTGCTGGCGCTGATGATGAGCACGCCAGAGTACCAAATGAATTGAGGCCGCATGAGGTTTCACCGAGCAACTGGCAGGCAATGCCATAACCCTTGATGGCCGTTGTGAATCGCGGTCGAATTGGCTCAACCACTATTGCTATGGAGGACACGACCCATGTCGTACATACCCATTGCCACGCGACGTGAATTCTTGGCCGGCGGCCTGGGGGTGGTGGGCGTCGGATCGCTGTTGCCCAATTATTTGGTCCGCACCGCGGTGGCGGGGCCCGCCGCCGAGGTTGGCCAGCGGGTGTTGGTCGTCATTCAGCTGGGGGGCGGTCACGACGCGATTAGCGCGGTAGTGCCATACGGGCACGAGGACTATGCCAAAGCGCGCAACGCCACTCGGATCAAGGACGAAGAGGTTATCAAACTCAACAATGAGCTGGGGCTTCATCCCAACCTGGCTGGCCTGAAACAGATGTACGACGAGGGCAAGTTGGCGGTGCTGCCCGGGGTGGGCTACCCGGACCCGAATTTGAGCCATTTTCACTCGACGGATATCTGGCACACCGCCGATATGCGTGGCCGGCAGTGCGAGTTCGGCAAAGGGCCGTATGGTTGGATCGGCAAGACGTGCGACGCCGCGTTTGCCGGTAATGCGGATCCTCAGCTGGCGCTGGCGGTGGGCACCGGGTCCACACCAATCGTCATCCAAGGCAAAGACCATCCAGGTTTGGCGTTCGACGTGCCCGAGTCCTTCGGCTACCACGGTGATCGGGGCGATGCGGCCCGCC includes the following:
- a CDS encoding DUF1800 domain-containing protein, giving the protein KFYQTQILHQQNETLRKYGDKFDGLLRGIVHDPAMILYLDNQLNVKGRGNENLGREVLELFTLGRDQGYSEQDLRELARALTGYTYVGHTNQFRFNGSAYDEGPKTILGRTGNFSADEAVDIILEHPSTARYVAKKLFEFFAHRHPSDDVVERLAQVLRSNSYDLAPVLKNLFESEEFYGEQAMGTAIKSPVELMVGTVRIVGMKQVDYNAMDSSLQAMGQTLYQPPNVGGWEEGHSWLSADRVLLRYNAVADLVEQPQLELAQSLEGKVSNAAELVNHLTRACLVADLSDAQRQTLVAYVGALPPPAEWAQHRAELNAKLRGLLALMMSTPEYQMN